One Halosegnis longus DNA window includes the following coding sequences:
- a CDS encoding class II fumarate hydratase: MSDDYRTESDSLGEMQVPADAYWGAQTQRAVENFPISGITFSRRFIRALGIVKKSAALANNDLGLVDDEKAEAIVEAADEVIAGEHDEEFPVDVFQTGSGTSSNMNANEVIANRAAEILGEGIGDRVVHPNDHVNYGQSSNDVIPTAMHVAALEAADKDVLPALETLAAELGVKEADFDGIVKTGRTHLQDATPVRLGQEFGGYRTQIEKGIARVESTRDHLAELALGGTAVGTGLNTHPEFPERAAEYIADETDLPFREADNHFEAQAAHDAMAEAHSALSVVAGSMNKIANDLRLLASGPRNGFGELDQPENQPGSSIMPGKINPVVAEAVNQVHKQVVGNDAAVSAGAAEGQVDLNLYKPVLAHNYLESANMIANAAEVFGERFVAKLEADEGHMQERVEQSMALATALNPAIGYDKASKVAKQALAEDKTIREVVIEEGYLTEEEADEVLDPEAMTHRVILGQD; the protein is encoded by the coding sequence ATGAGCGACGACTACCGGACGGAATCGGACAGCCTCGGAGAGATGCAGGTGCCCGCGGACGCCTACTGGGGCGCACAGACCCAACGCGCCGTCGAGAACTTCCCCATCTCGGGTATCACGTTCTCGCGGCGGTTCATCCGCGCGCTCGGCATCGTCAAGAAGTCGGCCGCGCTCGCGAACAACGACCTCGGACTCGTGGACGACGAGAAGGCCGAAGCAATCGTCGAGGCGGCCGACGAGGTCATCGCGGGCGAACACGACGAGGAGTTCCCCGTCGACGTGTTCCAGACCGGCTCCGGCACCTCATCGAACATGAACGCCAACGAGGTCATCGCGAATCGCGCGGCCGAAATCCTCGGTGAGGGCATCGGCGACCGCGTCGTCCACCCGAACGACCACGTCAACTACGGCCAGTCGAGCAACGACGTGATTCCGACGGCGATGCACGTCGCCGCACTCGAAGCCGCAGACAAGGACGTGCTTCCCGCGTTGGAGACGCTCGCTGCTGAACTCGGCGTGAAGGAGGCCGACTTCGACGGCATCGTCAAGACGGGCCGCACCCACCTGCAGGACGCCACGCCGGTCCGTCTCGGCCAGGAGTTCGGCGGCTACCGGACGCAGATCGAGAAGGGCATCGCCCGCGTCGAGTCGACGCGCGACCACCTCGCCGAACTCGCGCTCGGCGGCACCGCGGTCGGGACGGGTCTCAACACGCACCCGGAGTTTCCGGAGCGTGCGGCCGAGTACATCGCCGACGAGACGGACCTCCCCTTCCGCGAGGCGGACAACCACTTCGAGGCGCAGGCGGCCCACGACGCGATGGCGGAGGCTCACAGCGCCCTGTCGGTCGTTGCGGGGTCGATGAACAAGATCGCAAACGACCTGCGTCTGCTCGCGTCCGGCCCGCGCAACGGCTTCGGCGAACTCGACCAGCCGGAGAATCAGCCCGGCTCCTCCATCATGCCCGGCAAAATCAACCCCGTCGTCGCCGAGGCGGTGAACCAGGTGCACAAGCAGGTCGTCGGCAACGACGCCGCCGTCTCCGCCGGCGCGGCCGAGGGACAGGTCGACCTGAACCTCTACAAGCCGGTGCTCGCGCACAACTACCTCGAATCGGCGAACATGATTGCGAACGCGGCCGAGGTGTTCGGCGAGCGATTTGTCGCGAAGCTGGAGGCCGACGAGGGGCACATGCAAGAGCGCGTCGAGCAGTCGATGGCGCTCGCGACCGCGCTGAACCCGGCCATCGGCTACGATAAGGCCTCGAAGGTCGCAAAGCAGGCCCTCGCGGAGGACAAGACCATCCGAGAGGTAGTCATCGAGGAGGGGTATCTCACCGAGGAGGAAGCCGACGAGGTGCTCGACCCCGAGGCGATGACCCACCGCGTCATCCTCGGCCAGGACTGA
- the gatE gene encoding Glu-tRNA(Gln) amidotransferase subunit GatE, producing the protein MSTQEYDYDDLGLVAGLEIHQQLDTETKLFCNCPTHRREPEESIRSFSRYLHPTASELGEIDDAALEESRVDRQFTYLGYDTTCLVEEDDEPPRRLDEEALETTLEIANLLDATAVDGLHVMRKIVVDGSNTSGFQRSALVATEGEIETEEGPVGIEDLMLEEESAARIEETEEGVTFGLDRLGIPLVEIGTKPDIRSPEQARDAAGRIGMLLRSTGKVKRGLGTIRQDVNVSIAEGARVELKGVQSLDDIEAIVREEVGRQVALLDIAEELTDRDASVADSQDVTDVFADTDSGVIAGAESVQAVRLAGFDGLVGREIQPDRRLGTELSDHAKRHGAGGIFHTDELPAYGVTEEEVEALRDAVDADAEDAVALVAADADVADRAIAAAADRARDALDGVPEETRDALQDGTSRYLRPLPGAARMYPETDVPEIHPEPSDVEPPELLTERVERYQSEDGLGEALAEQVAFGQFMPLYERAVREGVDPTFAATTLESTLTELRRDDVPVDVLDDAHLLAVMQLVEDGDLAQEGVNEVLTTLADDPDLTAEEAVEEAGLSGVSEAEVREAVAEVVERNAEQVQEEGMAAFSGLMGEAMGALRGKADGEVVSAALREEIQKRS; encoded by the coding sequence ATGAGTACACAGGAGTACGACTACGACGACCTCGGACTCGTCGCCGGGCTGGAAATCCACCAGCAGCTCGACACCGAGACGAAGCTGTTCTGTAACTGTCCGACCCACCGTCGCGAGCCGGAGGAGTCGATTCGGTCGTTCTCGCGGTATCTCCACCCGACCGCCTCCGAGCTGGGCGAAATCGACGACGCCGCGCTCGAGGAGTCGCGCGTCGACCGGCAGTTCACGTATCTCGGCTATGACACCACCTGCCTCGTCGAGGAGGACGACGAACCCCCCCGCCGGCTCGACGAGGAGGCACTGGAGACGACGCTCGAAATCGCGAATCTGCTCGACGCGACGGCCGTCGACGGGCTCCACGTCATGCGGAAAATCGTCGTCGACGGGTCGAACACCTCGGGGTTCCAGCGCTCCGCGCTCGTCGCGACGGAAGGCGAAATCGAGACCGAGGAGGGACCGGTCGGCATCGAGGACCTGATGCTCGAAGAAGAGTCCGCGGCCCGCATCGAGGAGACCGAGGAGGGCGTCACGTTCGGACTCGACCGACTCGGCATCCCGCTTGTCGAAATCGGGACGAAGCCGGACATTCGCTCGCCCGAGCAGGCGCGCGACGCGGCGGGGCGTATCGGAATGTTGCTCCGCTCGACGGGCAAGGTGAAACGCGGGCTCGGCACGATTCGACAGGACGTGAACGTCTCCATCGCGGAGGGTGCCCGCGTCGAACTGAAGGGGGTGCAATCGCTCGACGACATCGAGGCCATCGTTCGGGAGGAGGTCGGGCGACAGGTCGCACTCTTAGACATCGCCGAGGAACTCACCGACCGCGACGCCTCAGTCGCCGACTCGCAGGACGTGACCGACGTGTTCGCCGACACCGACTCCGGGGTCATCGCCGGCGCGGAGTCAGTGCAGGCCGTCCGGCTGGCAGGGTTCGACGGTCTCGTGGGGCGAGAGATTCAGCCGGACCGCCGGCTCGGGACCGAGCTGTCGGACCACGCCAAGCGCCACGGCGCGGGCGGCATCTTCCACACCGACGAGCTGCCGGCCTACGGCGTCACCGAGGAGGAAGTCGAGGCGCTCCGGGATGCCGTCGACGCCGACGCCGAGGACGCAGTCGCGCTCGTCGCCGCCGACGCCGACGTTGCGGACCGCGCCATCGCCGCGGCGGCAGACCGTGCTCGCGACGCGCTCGACGGCGTGCCGGAGGAGACGCGCGACGCGCTACAAGACGGGACCTCCAGATACCTGCGCCCGCTCCCGGGCGCAGCGCGGATGTACCCCGAAACCGATGTCCCGGAGATTCATCCCGAACCGAGCGACGTGGAACCGCCGGAACTGCTGACCGAGCGCGTCGAGCGCTACCAGTCGGAGGACGGCCTCGGCGAGGCGCTCGCAGAGCAGGTCGCCTTCGGTCAGTTCATGCCGCTGTACGAGCGCGCGGTCCGGGAGGGCGTCGACCCGACGTTCGCCGCGACGACGCTCGAATCCACGCTCACCGAACTCCGCCGCGACGACGTACCGGTCGACGTGCTCGACGACGCCCACCTGCTCGCCGTGATGCAGTTGGTCGAGGACGGCGACCTCGCACAGGAAGGGGTAAACGAAGTCCTGACGACGTTAGCCGACGACCCCGACCTCACGGCCGAGGAGGCAGTCGAGGAGGCTGGCCTGTCTGGCGTCAGCGAGGCGGAAGTGCGCGAGGCGGTCGCCGAGGTCGTCGAGCGCAACGCCGAACAGGTCCAAGAGGAGGGGATGGCAGCATTCTCCGGGCTGATGGGCGAGGCGATGGGTGCGCTCCGCGGGAAGGCGGACGGCGAGGTCGTCTCCGCCGCCCTGCGCGAGGAGATTCAAAAGCGAAGCTAA
- a CDS encoding RNA methyltransferase yields the protein MIAVAVVGAETPGNVGTIARAMKNFGLSELYLVDPPELDPEGDAYGFAGHAREDVLPNATETTLDVLTEQFHTVGTTAVTNEDARSHVRYPFRTPVELRESLRDVETDTCVVFGRERVGLLNDELAAMDEVVSIPASEEYPVLNLGQAATVVLYELRELTVDSYQQPDAIERADESDVEGLNEQFGALLDAINHPEGKRDKARRLLRRVVGRAHPTPREARTLRGILRRAGEYAVPPGKQSTDED from the coding sequence ATGATTGCGGTCGCGGTCGTCGGCGCGGAAACGCCCGGAAACGTCGGAACCATCGCCCGCGCGATGAAGAACTTCGGGCTGTCGGAGCTGTATCTGGTCGACCCGCCCGAACTCGACCCCGAGGGTGACGCCTACGGCTTCGCCGGCCACGCCCGGGAAGACGTGTTACCGAACGCCACCGAGACGACGCTCGATGTCCTCACCGAGCAGTTCCACACCGTCGGGACGACGGCCGTCACCAACGAGGACGCCCGGAGCCACGTCCGGTATCCGTTCCGGACGCCCGTCGAGCTTCGCGAATCGCTGCGCGACGTCGAGACGGACACCTGCGTCGTGTTCGGCCGCGAGCGCGTCGGGCTGTTGAACGACGAACTCGCCGCGATGGACGAGGTGGTCTCGATTCCGGCGAGCGAGGAGTACCCCGTCCTGAATCTCGGGCAGGCCGCGACGGTGGTGCTCTACGAGCTTCGGGAGCTAACCGTCGACTCGTACCAACAGCCCGACGCCATCGAGCGCGCCGACGAGTCCGACGTGGAGGGGCTAAACGAGCAGTTCGGTGCGCTGCTCGATGCGATTAACCATCCCGAAGGAAAACGCGACAAGGCGCGGCGACTGCTCCGGCGGGTCGTCGGCCGCGCACACCCGACCCCGCGCGAGGCGCGCACCCTGCGCGGGATTCTTCGACGCGCCGGCGAGTACGCGGTGCCGCCCGGAAAGCAATCGACCGACGAGGATTAG
- the folP gene encoding dihydropteroate synthase, translating into MRTVDAAGLAIGDDQPTRIMGVLNVSKESPYDPSVFDEPGEAAAYVDEQLIEEGADIVDVGLESANKKFEVLDAEGELERLDTAIETMESVSGDAVFSIETRYHEVAEAALDAGFDMVNDICGFADPEMPAVCRDYDVAVAKMASPPDLERPGAIEDVDDIYDALTQNGLTDKTIVDPAFGGWSEAKTVDDDRETFDRLREFRGYGLPILVSINRKNFLRSLAGRDTDEALPVSLAATAMAIERGAHVVRTHDVAETVDAARIGDRFTPDRVRDTATGVEELDVQTPGDASRHLDRVGADADPETAVTRVLEFTDLTESDHDELTSLATTVPGVEIASGEDGTLVFGTVAALRAASRESDGDLSARFTAALGGSE; encoded by the coding sequence ATGCGAACAGTGGACGCCGCAGGGTTGGCCATCGGCGACGACCAGCCGACCCGCATCATGGGGGTACTCAACGTCTCGAAGGAGTCGCCGTACGACCCGAGCGTGTTCGACGAGCCGGGCGAGGCCGCCGCGTACGTCGACGAACAGCTCATCGAGGAGGGGGCCGACATCGTCGACGTCGGACTCGAATCCGCGAACAAGAAGTTCGAGGTGCTCGACGCCGAGGGAGAACTCGAACGGCTCGACACCGCAATCGAGACGATGGAGTCCGTCTCGGGCGACGCCGTCTTCTCCATCGAGACGCGCTATCACGAGGTCGCGGAGGCCGCTCTCGATGCCGGCTTCGACATGGTCAACGACATCTGTGGCTTCGCCGACCCGGAGATGCCCGCAGTGTGTCGCGACTACGACGTTGCCGTCGCGAAGATGGCCTCGCCGCCGGACCTCGAACGCCCCGGCGCAATCGAAGACGTGGACGACATCTACGACGCGCTCACGCAGAACGGGCTGACTGACAAGACCATCGTCGACCCGGCCTTCGGCGGCTGGTCCGAGGCGAAGACGGTCGACGACGACCGCGAGACGTTCGACCGGCTCCGAGAGTTCCGCGGCTACGGACTTCCGATTCTCGTCTCCATCAACCGGAAGAACTTCCTCCGGTCGCTGGCCGGTCGCGACACCGACGAGGCGTTGCCCGTCTCGCTCGCGGCGACGGCGATGGCCATCGAGCGTGGCGCACACGTCGTCCGAACCCACGACGTGGCCGAGACGGTCGACGCCGCCCGCATCGGTGACCGGTTCACGCCGGACCGCGTGCGCGACACGGCCACGGGAGTCGAGGAACTCGACGTACAGACGCCCGGCGACGCGAGCCGGCATCTCGACCGGGTCGGTGCCGACGCCGACCCGGAGACGGCCGTGACGCGCGTCCTCGAGTTCACCGACCTCACCGAGAGCGACCACGACGAACTCACATCGCTCGCGACGACCGTTCCGGGCGTCGAAATCGCGAGCGGCGAGGACGGAACCCTCGTCTTCGGAACCGTCGCTGCACTCCGGGCCGCGAGCCGTGAGAGCGACGGCGACCTGAGCGCTCGCTTCACCGCCGCACTCGGGGGGTCCGAATGA
- a CDS encoding 6-hydroxymethylpterin diphosphokinase MptE-like protein: protein MRYDTWRPVYESILDSFGYDPAGDERARDELALLCEPFDHRKLAHVRDATVAICGGADSLAEELGVARRADVVVAASVAADTLREARVDVDLMVTDLDKNPDTARHLTREGVPVAAHAHGDNVDLVQREIPGYDGEFVLPTVQCSPTGPTENFGGFTDGDRAAFIADAFGAAELRFAGWDFDDPTVGDAKRHKLEWAARLLYWLEQRRGEQFDLLDGRRESLTLPPGSS, encoded by the coding sequence ATGCGCTACGACACGTGGCGACCGGTGTACGAGTCGATACTCGACAGCTTCGGCTACGACCCGGCCGGCGACGAACGAGCCCGCGACGAACTCGCGTTGTTGTGCGAACCGTTCGACCACCGGAAGCTCGCCCACGTCCGAGATGCGACCGTCGCAATCTGTGGCGGTGCCGACTCGCTTGCCGAGGAACTGGGTGTCGCGCGACGCGCCGACGTGGTCGTCGCCGCCAGCGTCGCCGCCGACACGCTCCGCGAGGCACGCGTCGACGTCGACCTCATGGTGACCGATTTGGACAAGAACCCCGACACGGCGCGCCATCTCACCCGCGAGGGCGTGCCCGTCGCGGCTCACGCCCACGGCGACAACGTCGACCTCGTCCAGCGCGAGATACCGGGGTACGACGGCGAGTTCGTGCTCCCCACGGTCCAGTGTTCCCCGACGGGACCCACCGAGAACTTCGGCGGCTTCACCGACGGCGACCGCGCGGCGTTCATCGCCGACGCCTTTGGTGCGGCAGAACTCCGGTTTGCCGGCTGGGACTTCGACGACCCGACCGTCGGCGACGCGAAACGGCACAAACTGGAGTGGGCGGCGCGACTGCTCTACTGGCTCGAACAGCGCCGCGGCGAACAGTTCGACCTCCTCGACGGTCGCCGCGAATCGCTGACGCTCCCGCCGGGGTCGTCGTGA
- a CDS encoding MFS transporter, which produces MDDSHDHSVRAIALAVTAGVFLGGVATGVAFPTLPLLDQYLGISAALLGFILSANRIARLVANTPAGNVIDRVGPRRPMIVGLFVQGLAPFGYVLGLNVPRVDLFVLPAVGTVSLPALVFISARIFWGLGSAFVFIGAFAIITGVTDQSNRGRWTGYMRAGQSMGFPTGLVVGGIVADVFDITTAFLAAGTLALAAGVLGWYVLPDVQPSGTDGRTPRLRDLPETVRSLPGVLPIGLANAGVRLLFGGVLLTTAVQYADYLGLTIGALTAAGVSGLVTGLGVVASAGATVVSGRVSDTVDSRAVVTLPGFALLAAGYALLALSGNLPGVTAGIVLVGAGTGAVGPALLATLGDIAPGDELGRLAGVYNVFGDIGLSVGPLAALPIAEAVGFTPTYLACAGVAVACLLLVNATLLKA; this is translated from the coding sequence ATGGACGATAGCCACGACCACTCCGTCCGGGCTATCGCACTCGCGGTGACGGCCGGCGTCTTCCTCGGCGGCGTGGCGACCGGCGTCGCCTTCCCGACGCTCCCGCTGTTGGACCAGTATCTCGGCATCTCCGCTGCCCTGTTGGGATTTATCCTCTCGGCGAACCGCATCGCCCGGCTGGTCGCGAACACGCCGGCCGGCAACGTCATCGACCGGGTCGGTCCGCGCCGCCCGATGATCGTCGGCCTGTTCGTGCAGGGGCTCGCGCCGTTCGGCTACGTGCTCGGACTCAACGTCCCGCGTGTCGATCTCTTCGTCCTGCCCGCCGTCGGGACCGTCTCGCTCCCGGCGCTCGTCTTTATCAGCGCGCGAATCTTCTGGGGACTCGGCAGCGCGTTCGTCTTCATCGGGGCGTTCGCCATCATTACCGGCGTGACCGACCAGTCGAATCGCGGCCGCTGGACGGGGTACATGCGTGCCGGCCAGTCGATGGGGTTCCCAACCGGACTCGTCGTCGGCGGCATCGTCGCCGACGTGTTCGACATCACGACTGCGTTCCTCGCGGCCGGTACCCTCGCGCTCGCCGCCGGCGTCCTCGGCTGGTACGTTCTGCCGGACGTGCAGCCGAGTGGGACCGACGGGCGCACGCCGCGGCTCCGTGACCTCCCCGAGACCGTGCGCTCACTCCCTGGCGTGCTCCCAATCGGGCTGGCGAACGCGGGGGTCCGACTCCTCTTCGGCGGCGTCCTGCTCACGACCGCGGTCCAGTACGCCGACTACCTCGGTCTCACCATCGGGGCGCTGACCGCGGCCGGGGTCTCGGGACTCGTCACCGGACTCGGAGTCGTCGCCAGCGCGGGCGCGACGGTCGTCTCGGGGCGCGTCTCCGACACCGTCGACTCGCGAGCGGTCGTGACGCTCCCCGGCTTTGCCCTGCTGGCGGCCGGCTACGCCCTGCTCGCGCTCTCTGGAAATCTTCCGGGCGTCACCGCCGGGATTGTCCTCGTCGGAGCCGGCACGGGAGCGGTCGGGCCGGCGCTGTTGGCGACGCTCGGCGATATCGCGCCCGGTGACGAACTCGGCCGACTCGCCGGGGTCTACAACGTCTTCGGCGATATCGGGCTCTCCGTCGGCCCGCTTGCGGCACTCCCAATCGCCGAGGCCGTCGGCTTCACGCCGACGTATCTGGCCTGTGCCGGCGTGGCCGTCGCGTGTCTCCTGCTCGTGAACGCGACGCTGTTGAAAGCGTGA
- a CDS encoding long-chain-fatty-acid--CoA ligase produces the protein MSNLVTDIEKTVGEHPDATALGYDGHEFTYEQFWAQTGQFAQALADAGVEPGDRVGLYLPNVPQYVLSFVGTLRAGGIVVPMNPQYRSREISHLLSDSGAKAVITLADLVPEVKQVQDDTEVETVVSVGGPAEGATEFDAFLADEMLPVQDREDDDVAVQPYTSGTTGQPKGVLLTHHNLTFDARASAKIHDGIDVDDKFLGVLPLFHIYGMTITMISTLFEGGSYWPMPEWDAEAALELIESQGITHVHGVPAMFNDVVNTPGAEEYDLSSVEFANSGGDSLPIEVMEQFESMYDVELFEGYGLTETAPVTHANRPNDRRPGSIGKTLPGIESKIVDHDFNELPPVEKGPVDDETELDDVVGELVIHGPNVMQGYYQLPEANEEAFTEVDGKRWFHTGDLGYQDEDGFFYVVDREKHMIVTGGYNVYPREVEELLFEHPDVADAAIVGIPDERRNETVKAFIVLKPGAEVTEDEIQQYCLDNLAPYKHPREVEFVDELPRTSTGKVQKFELRDA, from the coding sequence ATGAGTAACTTAGTCACGGACATCGAGAAGACCGTGGGAGAGCATCCGGACGCGACGGCGCTCGGCTACGACGGCCACGAGTTCACCTACGAGCAGTTCTGGGCCCAGACGGGCCAGTTCGCACAGGCGCTCGCGGACGCGGGCGTCGAGCCAGGCGACCGCGTCGGACTGTATCTGCCGAACGTCCCACAGTACGTCCTCTCCTTCGTCGGAACGCTTCGCGCCGGCGGTATCGTCGTGCCGATGAACCCGCAGTATCGCTCGCGGGAGATTAGCCACCTGCTCTCGGACTCGGGCGCGAAGGCGGTCATCACGCTGGCCGACCTCGTCCCCGAGGTGAAGCAGGTACAGGACGACACCGAGGTGGAGACCGTCGTCTCCGTCGGCGGTCCCGCCGAGGGCGCGACGGAGTTCGACGCGTTCCTCGCCGACGAGATGCTCCCCGTCCAGGACCGCGAGGACGACGACGTGGCGGTCCAGCCGTACACGTCCGGCACGACCGGCCAGCCGAAGGGCGTGCTGCTCACCCACCACAACCTCACGTTCGACGCACGCGCCTCCGCGAAGATCCACGACGGCATCGACGTGGACGACAAGTTCCTCGGCGTGCTCCCGCTGTTCCACATCTACGGGATGACCATCACGATGATCTCGACGCTGTTCGAGGGTGGCTCCTACTGGCCGATGCCGGAGTGGGACGCCGAGGCCGCGCTGGAACTCATCGAGAGTCAGGGCATCACCCACGTCCACGGCGTGCCGGCGATGTTCAACGACGTGGTCAACACGCCCGGCGCAGAGGAGTACGACCTCTCGTCCGTCGAGTTCGCCAACTCCGGCGGCGACTCGCTGCCAATCGAAGTGATGGAGCAGTTCGAGTCGATGTACGACGTGGAGCTGTTCGAGGGGTACGGCCTGACCGAGACCGCGCCGGTCACGCACGCCAACCGCCCGAACGACCGACGCCCCGGCTCCATCGGGAAGACGCTCCCCGGCATCGAGTCGAAGATCGTCGACCACGACTTCAACGAGCTGCCACCCGTCGAGAAAGGACCCGTCGACGACGAGACGGAACTCGACGACGTGGTCGGTGAGCTCGTCATCCACGGCCCGAACGTGATGCAGGGGTACTACCAGCTGCCGGAGGCCAACGAGGAGGCGTTCACCGAAGTCGACGGCAAGCGCTGGTTCCACACCGGCGACCTCGGCTACCAGGACGAGGACGGCTTCTTCTACGTCGTCGACCGCGAGAAGCACATGATCGTCACGGGCGGGTACAACGTCTACCCGCGAGAGGTCGAGGAACTGCTCTTCGAGCACCCCGACGTGGCAGACGCCGCCATCGTCGGCATCCCGGACGAGCGCCGCAACGAGACGGTGAAGGCGTTCATCGTCCTGAAGCCGGGTGCCGAGGTGACCGAAGACGAGATTCAGCAGTACTGTCTCGACAACCTCGCGCCGTACAAACACCCGCGTGAGGTCGAGTTCGTCGACGAACTCCCCCGCACCTCCACCGGGAAGGTCCAGAAGTTCGAACTCCGCGACGCGTAA
- a CDS encoding FAD-binding oxidoreductase: protein MSHDCTFLTDLLSDDQVAFTDATRESHASDWGSRESGHATVPDAVVFPESTADVAAVLAGAHDREIPVTPYAAGTSMEGNAVPAFAGISLDLTRMDAIHDVRPADFQIDVGPGVLGSAVEERVAEEGLFFPPLPSSGDLSTIGGMIANDASGMQTVKYGEVGDWVLELEAVTAEGEVFTAGSKAKKTSAGYNLADLLVGSEGTLAVVTRATLELAGRPEQIRGGRAVFPSLDAATDAVADAVQSGVDVAKIELVDETAGAMANAYQGLDLPDSAMLFVEFHANHGIEAEIDFCRSLFESHGVERFDIASDEEMDTLWEAREELAFAVSSYDPDLSPVHPGDITVPISKLGEIIRYAKQRGREEDLLVPCFGHAGDGNVHYSVLANPSDPEMRAAAEAVYSDVVKRAIEMGGTATGEHGVGLGKREYLEREHGAVAVELMRQVKRAFDPADILNPGKIFPETSEEGGRVAFDLATDD from the coding sequence ATGAGCCACGACTGTACGTTTCTCACCGACCTGCTGTCCGACGACCAGGTCGCCTTCACCGACGCGACGCGTGAGTCACACGCCTCCGACTGGGGGTCCCGCGAGAGCGGTCACGCGACCGTTCCCGACGCCGTCGTCTTCCCCGAATCGACCGCGGACGTGGCTGCCGTACTCGCGGGCGCACACGACCGCGAGATTCCCGTCACCCCCTACGCGGCCGGCACGTCGATGGAGGGCAACGCCGTCCCCGCGTTCGCCGGCATCAGTCTCGACCTCACCCGGATGGACGCGATTCACGACGTGCGTCCGGCCGACTTCCAAATCGACGTGGGACCCGGCGTGCTCGGCTCCGCGGTCGAGGAGCGCGTCGCCGAGGAGGGGCTCTTTTTCCCGCCGCTCCCCTCCTCGGGTGACCTCTCGACCATCGGCGGGATGATAGCCAACGACGCCTCTGGAATGCAGACCGTCAAGTACGGCGAGGTGGGCGATTGGGTACTCGAACTCGAGGCGGTCACCGCCGAGGGAGAGGTATTCACGGCCGGCTCGAAGGCGAAGAAGACGAGTGCCGGCTACAACCTCGCCGACCTGCTCGTCGGGTCGGAGGGAACGCTCGCCGTGGTGACCCGCGCCACGCTCGAACTCGCCGGGCGACCGGAGCAGATTCGCGGCGGCCGCGCCGTCTTCCCTTCTCTCGATGCGGCGACCGATGCCGTCGCCGACGCCGTGCAGTCGGGCGTCGACGTGGCGAAAATCGAACTCGTCGACGAGACCGCCGGCGCGATGGCGAACGCGTATCAGGGGCTCGACCTGCCCGACTCCGCGATGTTGTTCGTCGAGTTCCACGCAAACCACGGCATCGAGGCGGAAATCGACTTCTGTCGGTCGCTGTTCGAGAGCCACGGCGTCGAACGGTTCGACATCGCGAGCGACGAGGAGATGGACACGCTGTGGGAAGCGCGCGAGGAGTTGGCCTTCGCCGTCAGCAGCTACGACCCCGACCTCTCGCCCGTCCACCCCGGCGACATCACGGTCCCCATCTCGAAGTTGGGTGAGATAATCCGCTACGCGAAACAGCGCGGCCGCGAGGAGGACCTGCTCGTCCCCTGCTTCGGACACGCCGGCGACGGCAACGTCCACTACTCCGTGCTCGCGAACCCGAGCGACCCGGAGATGCGCGCCGCCGCCGAGGCGGTGTACTCGGACGTCGTGAAACGCGCCATCGAGATGGGTGGTACGGCCACCGGCGAACACGGCGTCGGGCTCGGCAAGCGGGAGTATCTCGAACGCGAGCACGGCGCGGTCGCCGTAGAGCTGATGCGACAGGTGAAACGCGCCTTCGACCCGGCGGACATCCTCAATCCGGGGAAGATATTCCCGGAGACGAGCGAGGAAGGTGGCCGCGTCGCCTTCGACCTCGCCACGGACGACTGA
- a CDS encoding HpcH/HpaI aldolase family protein, which translates to MFSTDTFTVGAWVSLADPAVAEMVAPDAEFVMLDTEHAPNSTATIANQIRAIEAADGEAVPFARALDNDTGAIKRLLDVGAQGVMVPMVESATEAREAVEAARYPPDGSRGVAGTRASAYGRDLGEYVATANDEITLIVQIETRAGLDSVDEIAAVDGVDALFVGPADLSANLGVFGRFEGDVFREAVETVLAAGDATETPVGTLATSPDGVDRYCEWGFDYLIAGTDAGHIQRGVRAMGERARENTE; encoded by the coding sequence ATGTTCTCCACCGACACGTTCACCGTCGGCGCGTGGGTCTCGCTGGCCGACCCGGCCGTCGCCGAGATGGTCGCCCCCGACGCCGAGTTCGTCATGCTCGACACCGAACACGCGCCCAACAGCACGGCCACCATCGCGAACCAGATTCGGGCTATCGAGGCCGCAGACGGGGAGGCGGTCCCGTTCGCCCGCGCGCTCGACAACGACACCGGCGCTATCAAACGACTGCTCGACGTGGGCGCACAGGGTGTGATGGTGCCGATGGTCGAATCCGCAACCGAGGCCCGCGAGGCGGTCGAGGCGGCGCGGTATCCGCCAGACGGGAGTCGTGGTGTCGCCGGCACCCGCGCCTCGGCGTACGGTCGCGACCTCGGCGAGTACGTCGCGACTGCCAACGACGAGATAACGCTCATCGTCCAAATCGAGACACGGGCCGGGCTCGACAGCGTGGACGAAATCGCGGCCGTCGACGGCGTCGACGCGTTGTTCGTCGGGCCGGCAGACCTCTCGGCGAATCTCGGCGTGTTCGGCCGGTTCGAGGGCGACGTGTTCCGGGAGGCAGTCGAGACGGTGCTCGCTGCCGGCGACGCGACCGAGACGCCGGTCGGTACGCTCGCGACGAGTCCAGACGGTGTTGACCGCTACTGTGAGTGGGGATTCGACTACCTCATCGCCGGGACGGACGCTGGCCACATCCAGCGCGGCGTGCGGGCGATGGGCGAGCGCGCGCGAGAAAACACCGAGTGA